A window of Neorhizobium galegae bv. orientalis str. HAMBI 540 genomic DNA:
TCGTCGCGGCCGGTAATTTCGCGGCTGAGCAGGAACTGCGCAAGCACGAACACGGTGAGCAGGAACATGATGGCGAGCAGCAGCGTGGACAACGCATCCACGAAACCCGGCCAATAGTCGACGCCCCGCTCCCGGCGGCGGCTCTTGCCAAGCGCCATCGCTTACTTCCCCCCGATCTTGTCGGAAAGCCGATCGAGCGTGCGGCGCAAGGCCTTTGATTCCTCCTGCTGCGCCTCGATCCAGTCGCGCAGCATCTGCTGTTCGTTGCGCATGTTCTTGACGAGGCCCTGGATGCCTTCGGCAAGATTGGCCATGGCCGACAGCGACCGCTCGTTCTGCTGGGCATCGACCGAGCCCTTGGTCTGGGCGGAGGCGAGCGCGCGCAGCTGTTCCGTCAGCGCCCTCAAATCCTCCGAAGAACCACTCGCCAGGGTTTCGGCGATGACAGGCGGCATGTCCGACCCGAGGTCGGTCACCGAAGACAGCCAGTTTTCGAGTTCCGTGTAGAAGCGATTCTGGGCGCGGCCGGCCTGCAGGTCGAGGAAGCCCAGGATCAGTGATCCGGAAAGGCCGAGCAGTGAGGACGAAAACGCCGTGCCCATGCCGGCCAACGGCAGGGCAAGGCCGCTCTTTATGGCGGCGAGCACGTCGTTGGAACTGCCGGAATTCGGGTCGAGCGCCCCGATCACGTTGCTGATCGAGCCGATGGTCTGGATGAGGCCCCAGAACGTGCCGAGAAGGCCGAGAAAGACGAGCAGGCCGATGAGATAGCGCGACGTGTCGCGTGATTCGTCGAGACGCGTGCCAATGGTGTCGAGGATCGAGCGGAAGGCATTGGTCGAAAGCGCCATTCTGCGGCGGCTGCCGATCAGGGTGCGCATCGGCGCCAGAAGGCGCGGTTCACGGCCGACCTTGTCGGCGTTACCGGCTGCACGGAAGGAATTAAACCAGCGCACCTCCGGCATCAGGGCAATCACTTGGTTGAAAACCAGAATCACGCCGATCAGGAGAACGCCCAGAATGAGGCCGTTCAGTCCCGGATTGGTCTGGAAGGCATGCGCAGCCTGGCGGTAGAGGATCGACGCGACGAAACCGACGATGATCAGGAAGATCAGCATCGTCCATAAGAACGATGCTGGATTGGACAGTTTATAGGCATAACCGCCGCGGTTCGTTTCAGACGCGTCCAAATCGTCCACTGTCGCATTCGCCATAATAAGCCTTCGCCTCCGGTAGTCTGCCGGCCCGGAGGCTAGTTGAAAAATGCGACGAATTGAAGTGCAGAAGCTTAGGAAAAC
This region includes:
- a CDS encoding flagellar motor protein MotA, with translation MANATVDDLDASETNRGGYAYKLSNPASFLWTMLIFLIIVGFVASILYRQAAHAFQTNPGLNGLILGVLLIGVILVFNQVIALMPEVRWFNSFRAAGNADKVGREPRLLAPMRTLIGSRRRMALSTNAFRSILDTIGTRLDESRDTSRYLIGLLVFLGLLGTFWGLIQTIGSISNVIGALDPNSGSSNDVLAAIKSGLALPLAGMGTAFSSSLLGLSGSLILGFLDLQAGRAQNRFYTELENWLSSVTDLGSDMPPVIAETLASGSSEDLRALTEQLRALASAQTKGSVDAQQNERSLSAMANLAEGIQGLVKNMRNEQQMLRDWIEAQQEESKALRRTLDRLSDKIGGK